A single genomic interval of Lathyrus oleraceus cultivar Zhongwan6 chromosome 7, CAAS_Psat_ZW6_1.0, whole genome shotgun sequence harbors:
- the LOC127105110 gene encoding BEL1-like homeodomain protein 9 — protein sequence MASDEGFEGYHVPQQSRRDKLRVVVAQNQLPHDPLLPFYDSSFITSFSNQHVLKPTSCSSSNNNSMKDLECSNFMMRFSREEGKRVIMNSNNNNNNNNISSSPSSSNHPYYESLNHSNNNPFLYQAQNIQNSSTMMLNHEPLSLSLSSNKSVGDNNLPLELNLQRYGSVIYGGGGVIQGLVEGGGGGGGSVPFTGYASVLKDSRFLKPAQELLEEMCDVGGRNVCGEKVVVMADSSMMMESPLERLSEEEDPFGDGRNKSRLLTMLDEVYKRYRQYYQQMQSVVTSFEYVSGLNNAAPYASLAIKAMSKHFRCLKKAITDQLQSNNKAHFHSSNRRDESPRFGNNERGGPYGHRSGYLEQQQQPVWRPQRGLPERAVTVLRAWLFEHFLHPYPTDTDKIMLAKQTGLSRSQVSNWFINARVRLWKPMVEEIHMLETRQTAPKDSQQKEENSRNKSNDQQHHLPSDTSLHSENPSTSTSKFHDASSYKRVVNEIPNMPSRTQGQQHQQPQQQQMNLPFQQVGVGVNMGSGSSSNNNNNSNSNVSLTLGLYQNHGIGLAEPFPLSAAQRFGLGLETNNEGNYVMSGFESQNRHFGGQMFHDFVG from the exons ATGGCTAGTGATGAGGGTTTTGAAGGTTACCATGTCCCACAACAAAGTAGAAGAGATAAGCTTAGAGTTGTTGTGGCTCAAAACCAACTACCTCATGACCCTTTACTTCCTTTCTACGATTCATCTTTCATTACTAGCTTCTCTAACCAACATGTTTTGAAACCAACTTCATGTTCTTCTTCTAATAATAATTCTATGAAAGATTTAGAATGTTCTAACTTCATGATGCGGTTTTCAAGAGAAGAAGGTAAAAGGGTTATTATgaatagtaataataataataacaataataatatttcttcttctccttcttcttctaATCATCCTTATTATGAAAGTTTGAATCATAGTAATAATAACCCTTTTCTCTACCAAGCACAAAACATTCAGAACAGTAGTACTATGATGTTGAACCATGAGCCTTTGTCTTTGTCACTTTCATCTAATAAAAGTGTTGGTGATAATAATTTGCCTTTGGAGTTGAATCTTCAAAGATATGGATCTGTGATTTATGGTGGTGGAGGTGTGATTCAAGGGCTGGTTGaaggtggtggtggtggtggtggttcaGTTCCATTTACTGGCTATGCTTCTGTTTTGAAGGATTCTAGGTTTTTGAAACCGGCTCAAGAATTGTTGGAAGAGATGTGTGATGTTGGAGGAAGAAATGTTTGTGGTGAAAAGGTTGTGGTTATGGCTGATTCATCTATGATGATGGAATCTCCTTTGGAAAGATTGAGTGAAGAAGAAGATCCATTTGGCGATGGTAGAAATAAATCAAGACTCTTAACTATGCTTGATGAG GTATACAAGAGGTATAGACAATACTACCAGCAAATGCAATCGGTAGTTACGTCGTTCGAGTACGTTTCAGGTCTCAACAATGCAGCTCCGTATGCAAGTTTGGCGATAAAAGCAATGTCGAAACATTTTAGATGCTTGAAGAAGGCAATAACTGACCAACTTCAGTCCAATAATAAGGCTCATTTTCACTCGAGTAACAGAAGGGATGAATCTCCGAGATTTGGAAATAACGAACGAGGAGGTCCGTATGGCCACAGGTCAGGTTATCTTGAGCAGCAACAACAACCTGTTTGGCGACCTCAAAGAGGTCTCCCCGAACGCGCTGTCACTGTTCTTAGAGCTTGGCTGTTTGAACACTTTCTGCATCC CTATCCGACCGATACGGACAAGATAATGTTAGCTAAACAAACCGGTCTATCGCGTAGTCAG GTATCAAATTGGTTCATAAATGCAAGAGTAAGGCTTTGGAAACCAATGGTGGAAGAAATACACATGCTAGAAACAAGACAAACAGCTCCAAAAGATTCACAACAAAAGGAAGAAAACTCTAGGAACAAATCAAACGATCAACAACACCATTTGCCTTCAGATACTTCTCTACATTCGGAGAATCCGTCTACCTCAACTAGCAAGTTTCACGACGCATCATCTTACAAGCGCGTCGTAAACGAGATTCCAAACATGCCAAGTAGGACTCAAGgacaacaacatcaacaaccacaacaacaacaaatgaaTCTACCGTTTCAACAAGTAGGTGTTGGAGTGAACATGGGAAGTGGaagcagcagcaacaacaataataatagtaataGTAATGTGTCATTGACACTAGGACTTTATCAAAATCATGGAATTGGTTTAGCTGAACCATTTCCATTAAGTGCTGCTCAACGTTTTGGTCTTGGTCTTGAAACCAATAATGAAGGTAATTATGTTATGAGTGGTTTTGAATCACAAAATAGGCATTTTGGAGGGCAAATGTTTCATGATTTTGTAGGATGA